Below is a genomic region from Carassius carassius chromosome 50, fCarCar2.1, whole genome shotgun sequence.
tgcTTATTTAGAACTTGCTTAACTGTTGTATAATTTGGGCATATCAGGATGCAATAGATGTGAATGTATAATCGGAGTGATAAAATGCATGGTCAAGTGATATTATTAGTATTACTTCATAATAGTctgtaaataaatgacaaataaatacaattagattaaataaaatataaaaacaaataatttattgtcTGATATTTCTCACACTACTTTATTTTGCCTGATCAGTATTTTTCATATTTGCTCATGCTTTTGGTTTTACCATTTAGTATGATTGGGATACTATTGTAGTTTCTATTAAcattttgattaaattttttccattttaatttagtttttaagttttttgtaattttgttgtgtttttgtaaaatttgttactttttaaaaagccGAATAGGATAAATAATGTATAAGATCattcatttttacaattttttactaaatctttttttatttttgtacatcaggtaaaaactttaaattattttaagaaacttaaaaaaaattattttagtgctgtcaaatgattaatcgcgataaatcacatccaaaataagtttttgtttgcataggcgactctttttttttggaaaaaaaggagCGTTGCTAAGtcaccacgagaatcacccaaatagcccctcatgttgagggaagcgatgcttgaggtgtataaacaaatacacactggctgaatggagcccaaggaaccaaggtctaatcatctcaagaaagggaacgaagcggagcgcgtaacccttatcgtacaagatttcagaaagtttgcagagtcttgcgtgcaaacttaccacctgtggatttttagaaagtgcgcaaagtgttcacgtgcacactgaccaccatgtggttttgagaaagtacacaaagcttagcgtgtgtatttaaaggttcctaagcatcgcagaggcgctgaatctcacgggagaggcaagctcaattttacatatgtgtgttctgtgtatattatgtatatataaagacacacaaacagaatatattttgaaaataattacatGCATTTTCATGTCTATGGGCTatctatattcatataatttatattataaataaatatatttaatatgttaaaattacatttttctgaaatgtatacatgcgtgtgtgtatgtatatacacctaataaatatacacagaaaacacacaaatattatgcaaacaaaaacttttattttgaatgcgattaatcgcgtttaattatttgacagcactagtttagttttagtttttgctAACTCTGATAACCCAATGTTTACTTTATGAAATGTAATACAGCCCCCTGCTGGTGAGAACAACTATTTTGGAAACATGCTTGTTGCAGCCAGTCCACGCGCGCACGGtcagtgcgcatgcgcagtcacaCGCCAGTCTCGTGTTAGCAGTAGCAGCCAGCAGGTCGGCTATCCTTCAGTCCCAGCTGCGCTTGAGCCCGGTGAGCCGCATTATGTTCAGAGCCGCCCTTCGACTCTCAGTCTCCGGTGCTCGGAGTTTAACAAGGACACGGCCACAAAATACAGGTAAATGCAGAATTTCCATAAATTATGAAACCGCTAATAAGAAAAACGACAGTAAGAGGCAGAGTTAACGGAAACACCTTGAAATTAGCTTAGCACGTAAGCTAACCAAAGCCGCACCGGTGCCTTGCGAGAAAGGTTTTACCTTTCAGAAGTTATCACACGCAAGTCAAAATTTAGATAACAGCATTTCCATATGACAGTCGCGTTTCCCCAGTCATTTATGAAGTCCTGTAAGTTAGATGTTTTATCACAGTGTCCTTGTAATGACCCGCAAGAGTGAGCTTCGGCCCAGCGCGAGGAGGAAACGCTAAAGTTACACTCAAACTGAAAGCATCTCAGATTGACACTTTTTTTCTGTCAGATTGACATTTCATTGAAACAGTTAGTCTGTTGTGTATATACGTGGGTTTTGACCGCTCTTCAAACAGCCTGTGTGGTTTACATTAACAATTCTGTCGCAGTTTTGTTATACGCTAAATGACTACGTGCGACGCAAGGTTGCTTGAATGAAGAATGCGCTTACATTCCTGTTCCGTGAATATAAAGCGTCGCTGTAGCTAATGCTATCAGCCAGAATGTTTTCAATGACAGTGCACTGACCTCTATGATAACCCACACCTTGTATGCAAATGTAGTGTCATATGTCTGTACTTCACTTTATGAACGTACAAACGTCTAGTTTGCATGTTTTGAATTACACGTCTCGTTTTGGAGATATCAGTTGAACATTTTTGTCTGACCTTCTTTAGCAGATAGATAAGCATTAGCCCAAATCATACTGTTCAAAAGGACCATGTACCAGTCAAACATAGGTCATCTAACAAGAGCACTGGACCAGTTCCAACTGGAATAAGGCCTGTATTCAAAATGTCACTGACTGCACTATTAAGTGTTTTTCACTATCAATGAAACATGAAATGATTTTGGATTAGATTTATGGCCCTTTAATGCTTCCAGTACTTCCCGGAAGTACTTTGGCTGTGATCATGTTATTATTGTCTGTATGTCCTTTTCTAAGGCTGATAAAGTGAGTAATTTTTGCTTATGATTGTCTCTGGTATATGTCTTCCACAGCTTCAGTAGCTGCTCGTTCTTATTCACATGGCAAACAGGAGACAGATGAAGAGTTTGATGCCCGCTGGGTCACTTACTTCAATAAGCCAGACATTGATGCTTGGGAGCTGAGGAAAGGTGGGTGACGAAAGCACTTTGACCTTATTGAATCCGCAGCTGTGCATTCGACTGTTCAGTTTGTAAAATGAGAATTTACTAAATTATTGAAATGAATGTATTTTAGTGGCCATATGTTTTGTTTAAGATCCCTCTTGAATCTGAATGTTGCTTTTTAAGATTGCTATATTTCTGAAAGTGAATTCAGTAGCAAGCTATAGTGCATTATCTTCACtgaagtgttttgtttgttttgccaaTTTTTTACCCCCTAAAGATCAGTATACAAActtaattatataaattgttttattatatatactttaacgctttacatttaaaatcattcatttatatattactTGCACCATTAGACAGAACAGGTTTCCACCAATAACAGTAgtctttctgtttgtttttaatgtctgCTAACCTGTAAAGCTGGTTTAGTTTGATCCGTTAGTATCACTTCttcaaaaatgtatgaaaaaatctTTGAAACAAGGAAGTATGTTTTCGGTTATAAGCTCAAACTGACTGTAGAGTAAATACATGTCCACCTTTGTTTTGCTTCAGGAATGAACACTTTGATCGGTTATGACTTGGTACCTGAGCCAAAGATCCTGGAGGCAGCTCTGAGGGCCTGTCGGAGGCTAAATGATTTGGCCAGTGCCATCCGCATCCTCGAGGCAGTCAAGGTCAGTAAAACTCTCTGGATAATAGCAGAATACAACATGGTGACATGAATTGTCTTGAAGCtgtattatttaacataatttttaatttttaggaCAAATCTGGCCCACACAAAGAGATCTACCCCTATGTTCTCCAAGAGCTGCTGCCTACCCTCAGTGAGCTCGGTATCCCTACACCTGAAGAGCTTGGCATTGACAAAGCATAGATGTCTGCGATTGTGGTGAGTATAACAGCATGCAGTTCAACCTCTAAGCAACTGCAAGATGTGTTTCCTTACTTGATTTAACATGTGCATCTTTACTTCTTACTTACAGAGTCTTCCAGGAGACTGCTGCTCTCGTCTGGACTGAGTAGACCACTGTACTTGAAGTCTTTGCCTCATGTCATGGTGTCTGTGTTATATTTAATTGGCCTTCATTATGTTCTTTTGCTTGTAAAATATGTGGACATAATAAAGGGAGATCTATCTTTACTCAATCTTGTGGTTTTCTCTGATGCCTCGGGCTTTGCTTCAGACTTGTATTAACCTATTTAGTTTTGTTAGGGTTATAATGAATCACCACAGAAAAATCTATCATATTTCCGCATGGAAAACTATTTCTGTTTAATGCATTAAgaatttagttaattttatttggaatttaataacaataaaaaaccgTTACATGTGAATGTGCGAAAGTTCCGTTTATTTAACTATATGTGaacagaaaaataaccatttacgCTACAAACCTGGGGGTTTATGATTAGGTTACTACGACAAttaatttaatatgaaatttaGCAGCGTAACAGACCTTGATGGTAAACAGTTCTTGTTTTTTTGCCTGAAACCAGGCATAATTATTTAGTAAACGTCATAGCCCTTTTGAACCAGTAGAGGGCGCATCAGGAATGCGTTCAACCTAAACCATatcaaaaaagttaaataattaaaacatttaaagtttttgtgtatgcactatgaataaaaaaaagttaggTTTAAAACgtgttttttcccctcatcgTACGATTAATTTTCGTCCTTCTAtagaatataaaaattatatatatatatatatatatatatatatacacacacacatgcaagtgTATGTTAACTCCTATCGGTTTTTGTGCTATACATATTTTACTTAGCTGTTTGCAAAAGGGAAACGTAGGGACGTAGTAACTTGTTGCACGAGCCAGTGGGGCGGGATCTAAATGTGCGCTAATGTGCGGGGGGAGGTTGGCTCCGGCTGGAGGAGGAAAAGTCGAGGGGACTCTGGGAGTCCCTCAGCTCGCAGTTCGGGAGGTGAGGTCAGGCGTTACCCCTTTGGCTGGCCCCCGTGTCGAGTGTTTTTTTCTCCCCTCTGCAAACACCGAAAGGTTTATTACCGTTCTGCCGGAGGGGATATTACCCGTTCGGGTGGATGAACACGGACTCGGTGCGCTGAACAAAACACGCACGGTGGTTTATCTAGGAAAAGAGTGATGGTGGACAATTCCAGTAGCAGTAAAGCGCAAGTGGTGAGTTCCGTCCTGCTGGCACAGAGCCCTATTGAATGTATTGATAACCTACTGTAATATTTAATCAGCAGTCATCGAGTGTATAAAATATTGCATgtacatttaagattttttaaataaacccaaTGAGTCAGTATTTATAATTACTTTCGTGTGAATGATCAAGATATTATATGTAACGATAATCCACATTGTACACGTCatgatttcaagattttttttttctgatgatgcAACTTGAGCTGATTATTAGTTGTTAAAGTTCGCGTGCTGCCTGATTCGAAAAGTCAAAAACATCTCCGTTTGTTTCCGTCAGAACGTGATACTTTGTTGCGTCGTGTGTGcgttctcttttttttaatagcTTAATTGTTTTTGGAAGAGCGCCATACTTTTGGGCAGCCATGATTCGACTGTGAATTGACCGTCTTCTGTTATTGCGCTCATTTATCAGACTGTGCTTTAATTAGTTATGAAGTAACAGCATAAATCGACTGGATTTggcttaatattaattatttaacaaaatgtaaagCAACACGCCGTTTTGGCCGGACATCCGGTCCTTCTATCACGACTGGTCTTCTCTATGGGGGGGTCAAAGGTAGGTTGGCCTTCTGGTGAACAGGCGAGCCGCGGAATGCGATGTTAATCTTTTATGGGACATGTAAATACTGTTAATGCAAATTAAAAATTCTTGCGAAATTAATTCTAATTCCACCCAGTCATGTCCGTTGTGATGATTTGCTTACACTTAACgtatttgtttttgatttaaattaaacaaatttgacTTTCCATGTTCTTATTTGTTTACGCGTATTTATGT
It encodes:
- the LOC132133502 gene encoding cytochrome c oxidase subunit 5A, mitochondrial-like, whose product is MFRAALRLSVSGARSLTRTRPQNTASVAARSYSHGKQETDEEFDARWVTYFNKPDIDAWELRKGMNTLIGYDLVPEPKILEAALRACRRLNDLASAIRILEAVKDKSGPHKEIYPYVLQELLPTLSELGIPTPEELGIDKA